From a single Miscanthus floridulus cultivar M001 chromosome 8, ASM1932011v1, whole genome shotgun sequence genomic region:
- the LOC136469024 gene encoding uncharacterized protein, with amino-acid sequence MAVPNYTYLKLKILGPGRVITVGTSFQRVYECKVECCGHTAAIIASRELVAIKKEVTKEAPDTKKSTESFKPAEGSKEVLIDSHSSKDKMVCIGTTLSSK; translated from the coding sequence atggccgtccccaactacacatacctcaagctaaaaatacTAGGCCCCGgcagggtcatcaccgtcggcacctccttccagcgtgtctatgagtgcaaggtcgagtgctgtggTCACACCGCAGCAATCATCGCCTCCAGAGAGCTCGtcgccatcaagaaggaggtcaccaaagaagcgccCGACACCAAGAAGTCGACCGAGTCTTTCAAACCAGCAGAgggctccaaagaggtcctcatagattcCCACAGCTCTAAGGACAAAATGGtgtgcattggtaccacgctttcctccaaatag